One genomic segment of Belonocnema kinseyi isolate 2016_QV_RU_SX_M_011 chromosome 2, B_treatae_v1, whole genome shotgun sequence includes these proteins:
- the LOC117167525 gene encoding integrator complex subunit 2, translated as MSCPAAVLPRVFSAIQNVNTKELAQCTEREVRPILPCLVRMSLISPLDITQECVEARKEILTILSAIESVNAIVGLLSIDFHGLELDVRREQQLRQKLGNTQTDSVLAQSLQSGLALEFERSEASRRIRLVLSEILFIASQIREQQRSQDFQIKHSDLFDNAVYMEEITYVICIALAELPELLSIPEICETLLHVKHGPEIICWVVANSPDSFTEVCTFLIANGERQEESNLGSIRTKALTMLCRMNPSQALAVRAKCVELCRMPALAITLSLENESLSNSPFESDMVAFVSGLLLGNDQQVRNWIAMFIRNGQKRKGESHTALQSLREELLRRLQNIVSHSSDCQLAESHVVQASALLRLYCALRGIGGIKFQDDEVSMIVKLLTSHPPPSPAGVRFVSLGLCMLIACPSLIGHPNLEKKSIEWVQWLVREEAYFESASGVSASFGEMLLLMAIHFHSNQLSAICELVCATLGMKIPIRPNNLTRMKQIFMLEIFTEQVVTAHAVKVPVTANLNANIPGFLPVHCIHQLLKSRAFAKHKVPIKNWIYRQICDSVPPLHPVLPALVEVYVNSILVTNNKTSEHTNKPITEDEIRKVFQNSVFGANFDAKKSVMSMVEMETDYMDVDTSQPSLTSQLLFLYYLLLYEDVRLSNMHHFISQGKKVKSYSTDFLSELPIKYLLQQVQRDQMSYAGLFSPLLRLLAMHFPHLSLVDDWLDDEVINVDSVTTNQEKVAINDTSIIEAFGHIRTCASRTGRLLRHLLSMKPSDIWPHAEIIIHYFKTILDEKVPRYIQELYKQVWLRLNTVLPRCLWVLSINALLIENSTVKNVFLTQENIVLDPLQVLRCDIRVFRCAPVLSVILRILQATLAASKSQLSRHMQDRPLTEKTGQLTSEAEREDLRTALVGAQESAAVQILLEACLETEEDRTVPGRMWSLREIRSVVCSYLHQIFIADPSLAKLVHFQGYPRELLPITVSGIPSMHICLDWIPELLSQPEPEKQVFAVDLASHLAVQYALPKALSVSRLAINTLITLLGVLPAKDRVILFMPVLSALTRICLAFPPLAEDTTGLLLQLGRVSSAQAALGDKSAEKLCQAVNSTFSSLLQKSILQSRVY; from the exons ATGTCGTGCCCGGCGGCAGTTCTGCCGCGTGTTTTTTCTGCGATACAAAATGTAAATACGAAAGAATTAGCGCAATGTACGGAGAGGGAAGTAAGACCAATTTTGCCGTGCTTGGTTAGGATGAGCCTAATTTCTCCACTTGATATAACACAAGAATGTGTCGAGGCTAGAAAAGAAATTCTTACAATACTCTCTGCAATTGAATCAGTCAATGCTATTGTTGGTTTACTTTCGATTGATTTTCATGGTTTGGAACTTGATGTCCGGCGAGAACAACAGTTGAG GCAAAAACTGGGAAACACTCAAACCGACAGTGTCCTCGCCCAATCTCTGCAAAGTGGTCTTGCCCTAGAATTCGAGCGAAGCGAGGCATCTCGTCGAATTCGCCTCGTCCTCAGCGAAATTCTCTTCATCGCCTCTCAAATCCGCGAACAACAAAGGAGCCAGGACTTCCAAATCAAACATTCCGACCTCTTCGACAATGCCGTCTATATGGAAGAAATCACCTATGTCATCTGCATTGCCCTCGCCGAACTTCCAGAGCTTCTTTCCATTCCCGAAATCTGTGAAACTCTCCTCCACGTGAAACACGGTCCCGAAATAATTTGCTGGGTCGTAGCCAACAGTCCCGACAGTTTCACCGAAGTCTGCACCTTCCTGATCGCCAATGGCGAACGACAAGAGGAATCCAATCTTGGCAGTATCAGAACTAAAGCCCTGACGATGCTCTGCAGAATGAATCCAAGTCAAGCTCTCGCCGTCCGAGCGAAATGTGTCGAACTTTGCAGAATGCCAGCCCTCGCAATCACTCTCAGTCTTGAAAACGAATCCTTAAGTAATTCTCCCTTCGAAAGCGACATGGTTGCTTTCGTTTCCGGTTTGCTGCTCGGCAACGATCAGCAAGTTAGAAATTGGATTGCCATGTTCATCAGGAATGGCCAGAAAAGAAAAGGGGAATCACACACGGCTTTGCAATCTCTAAGGGAGGAATTATTGAGAAGGCTACAAAATATCGTATCACACAGTTCAGATTGTCAGTTAGCTGAATCTCATGTTGTGCAAGCGAGCGCACTTCTAAGACTTTACTGCGCTTTGAGAGGAATAGGAGGTATTAAATTTCAGGATGATGAAGTTTCTATGATTGTGAAATTGCTAACTTCACATCCTCCACCTTCGCCAGCAGGAGTCAGGTTTGTTTCGTTAGGTCTGTGTATGCTCATCGCGTGTCCTTCACTGATTGGACACCCAAATCTGGAGAAGAAAAGCATTGAATGGGTTCAATGGTTGGTGCGAGAGGAAGCTTATTTCGAAAGTGCGAGTGGTGTTTCTGCAAGCTTTGGAGAAATGCTTTTGCTGATGGCTATTCATTTTCACAGTAATCAACTATCAGCGATTTGCGAACTAGTTTGCGCGACTCTTGGAATGAAGATTCCGATCCGACCGAATAATCTGACGAGGATGAAGCAGATTTTCATGCTGGAGATTTTTACTGAACAGGTCGTCACTGCTCATGCTGTCAAGGTTCCTGTGACTGCGAATCTCAACGCGAATATTCCTGGATTTCTACCGGTTCATTGTATCCATCAGTTGTTGAAATCCCGGGCTTTTGCGAAACACAAGGTTCCGATTAAAAACTGGATTTATAGACAAATCTGCGACAGCGTTCCACCTTTACATCCGGTCTTGCCTGCCCTGGTCGAGGTTTATGTCAATTCGATTTTGGTCACGAATAATAAAACCTCGGAGCATACAAATAAACCGATTACCGAAGACGAGATCCGGAAGGTCTTCCAGAATAGTGTTTTTGGAGCGAATTTTGATGCGAAGAAAAGCGTGATGAGCATGGTGGAAATGGAAACGGATTATATGGATGTGGATACCTCGCAGCCTTCTTTAACATCACAGCTCCtctttttgtattatttgttGCTCTACGAAGACGTGAGACTGTCGAATATGCACCATTTTATTTCCCAAGGAAAGAAGGTGAAGTCATATTCGACTGATTTTCTTTCTGAGTTGCCGATAAAATATCTTTTGCAGCAAGTGCAGAGGGATCAGATGAGTTATGCTGGTTTGTTTTCACCCCTTCTGAGATTACTCGCGATGCATTTTCCACATTTATCCTTAGTGGACGACTGGCTTGATGACGAGGTGATTAATGTTGATTCGGTAACGACGAATCAGGAAAAAGTTGCGATTAATGATACTTCAATTATTGAAGCTTTTGGACATATAAGGACATGTGCTTCGAGAACTGGGAGATTATTGAGGCATCTGTTGTCCATGAAACCTTCGGATATTTGGCCACATGCGgaaattattatacattatttcaAGACGATCCTGGATGAGAAAGTTCCTAGGTATATTCAag AATTGTACAAACAAGTATGGCTGAGACTGAATACCGTATTACCAAGATGTCTATGGGTTTTGTCAATAAATGCATTATTGATAGAAAACTCAACAGTTAAAAACGTCTTCCTAACTCAAGAAAATATTGTCCTAGATCCACTACAAGTATTGCGTTGCGATATTAGAGTTTTTCGATGTGCTCCCGTCTTGTCCGTGATTCTACG TATCCTACAAGCGACTTTAGCAGCTTCAAAATCTCAACTATCAAGACACATGCAAGACAGGCCCCTAACAGAAAAAACAGGCCAATTGACAAGTGAAGCCGAAAGAGAAGATCTCAGAACTGCTTTGGTAGGTGCGCAAGAGAGTGCAGCTGTTCAAATTCTTTTGGAGGCGTGCTTAGAAACCGAAGAAGATCGAACAGTTCCTGGACGAATGTGGTCTCTCAGAGAAATAAGAAGCGTCGTTTGCTCTTATTTGCATCAGATTTTTATCGCTGATCCCTCGTTGGCGAAACTAGTTCACTTCCAG GGATATCCAAGGGAACTCCTGCCAATCACCGTTTCAGGAATACCATCAATGCACATTTGTCTCGACTGGATTCCCGAATTACTTTCGCAACCTGAACCAGAGAAACAAGTATTTGCCGTCGATTTAGCATCGCACCTGGCAGTTCAATACGCACTTCCAAAAGCTCTGAGTGTGTCGCGGTTAGCTATCAATACCCTGATAACTTTACTGGGAGTTTTACCCGCCAAAGATAGAGTTATTCTCTTCATGCCGGTTTTATCAGCCCTGACAAGGATTTGTTTAGCTTTCCCCCCATTGGCAGAAGACACGACGGGTTTGCTTCTTCAACTCGGAAGAGTCAGTTCTGCTCAAGCAGCTTTAGGGGATAAATCTGCTGAGAAATTGTGCCAAGCAGTAAATTCGACATTCTCATCTCTATTGCAGAAATCAATTCTCCAATCGAGGGTTTACTAA